A genomic segment from Spinacia oleracea cultivar Varoflay chromosome 3, BTI_SOV_V1, whole genome shotgun sequence encodes:
- the LOC110786095 gene encoding ERAD-associated E3 ubiquitin-protein ligase HRD1B isoform X2 — protein MVRLKPYAGLSLFATIAVFYHAFHSRRQFYPAMVYLSTSKISLVILLNMGLVILCSLWQLAKCVFLGRLREAEVERLNEQSWREVMEILFAITIFRQDFSVSFLAMVAALLLTKSLHWLAQKRVEFIETTPAVPTLSHVRIVSFMGFLLFLDSLFLYSSLKSLIETKTASVSIFFSFEYMILATTTVAMFVKYIFYVSDMLMDGQWEKKAVCTFYLELIRDLLHLSMYLCFFMVIFVNYGVPLHLIRELYETFRNFKIRIADYIRYRKITSNMNDRFPDATPEELDTSDVTCIICREEMTTAKKLRCGHLFHVHCLRSWLERQNTCPTCRALVLPPETGTVTAGGPHGPHSGAHQSGSTGGTVTDIPLSGNQARLQAAAAAAAVYERSVVYPSANSLVWCPGYAVLPQVNGSMPGSSNANSDEGEGPVGQLQHQQLMPSGETSFPYAQLPPFTASSIQVPGTEMLSEGTSHLTVETQRNFLEHQIQMLQSQLENLQKQQGDKGASSSQSASSITNVTTTESSSDANSHTNIQQSNL, from the exons ATGGTGAGGCTAAAGCCATACGCCGGGCTTAGTTTGTTTGCAACAATTGCTGTTTTTTATCATGCATTTCATAGTAGAAGACAGTTTTATCCTGCTATGGTTTATCTATCGACGTCGAAGATTAGCTTAGTCATACTTCTCAATATGGGTTTGGTTATACTGTGTTCTTTATGGCAATTGGCAAAATGTGTGTTCCTTGGCCGGCTTCGAGAGGCTGAGGTTGAGAGGCTGAATGAACAGTCATGGAGGGAGGTTATGGAGATTCTGTTTGCCATCACTATTTTCCGGCAGGATTTTTCGGTTTCTTTTCTTGCTATGGTTGCCGCACTTTTATTGACTAAGTCATTGCATTGGCTAGCCCAGAAGAGGGTGGAATTCATTGAAACGACTCCGGCTGTACCCACATTGTCCCATGTTCGGATTGTCTCTTTTATGGGATTTCTTCTTTTCCTGGATAGCTTATTCTTGTACAGCTCATTGAAGTCCCTGATTGAGACAAAAACAGCTTCAGTGTCCATCTTCTTCTCGTTCGA GTATATGATACTTGCTACAACAACTGTGGCTATGTTTGTGAAATACATATTCTATGTGAGCGACATGCTTATGGACGGGCAATGGGAGAAGAAGGCTGTGTGTACTTTCTACCTGGAGCTTATCCGAGACCTGCTGCATCTGTCTATGTACCTCTGTTTCTTCATGGTGATTTTTGT GAACTATGGTGTACCTTTGCATTTGATAAGAGAGCTTTATGAAACTTTCCGCAACTTTAAGATTCGCATTGCTGATTATATTCGTTACCGGAAGATCACTTCAAATATGAATGATCGTTTTCCAGATGCTACCCCAGAGGAACTGGACAC AAGCGATGTAACCTGCATTATTTGTCGAGAGGAGATGACTACAGCCAAGAAATTGAGATGCGGACATCTTTTTCACGTGCATTGTCTCCGATCGTGGTTGGAACGACAAAATACTTGTCCAACTTGCAGGGCCCTTGTTCTACCTCCTGAAACTGGGACAGTTACAGCGGGAGGGCCACATGGACCACACTCTGGTGCCCATCAATCTG GGTCAACTGGTGGTACTGTGACAGACATCCCTTTGAGTGGTAATCAGGCTAGGCTACAGGCTGCTGCTGCAGCAGCAGCAGTTTATGAGAGATCTGTTGTTTACCCTTCGGCAAATTCATTAGTATG GTGCCCCGGGTACGCTGTACTTCCACAAGTTAATGGTTCTATGCCTGGCTCAAGCAATGCAAATTCTGACGAGGGGGAAGGTCCAGTTGGACAACTTCAGCATCAACAACTGATGCCCAGTGGGGAAACGAGTTTTCCCTATGCGCAGTTGCCTCCTTTTACTGCTTCATCTATCCAAGTACCTGGTACTGAGATGTTGAGTGAGGGAACCAGTCATCTTACTGTCGAAACTCAGAGAAACTTCCTTGAGCATCAAATTCAG ATGTTACAGAGTCAACTCGAGAACCTGCAGAAACAGCAGGGTGACAAAGGTGCCAGCTCTAGCCAATCAGCATCCTCGATTACCAATGTCACAACTACGGAATCATCTTCAGATGCTAATTCTCACACAAATATTCAGCAATCAAATTTGTGA
- the LOC110786095 gene encoding ERAD-associated E3 ubiquitin-protein ligase HRD1B isoform X1, protein MVRLKPYAGLSLFATIAVFYHAFHSRRQFYPAMVYLSTSKISLVILLNMGLVILCSLWQLAKCVFLGRLREAEVERLNEQSWREVMEILFAITIFRQDFSVSFLAMVAALLLTKSLHWLAQKRVEFIETTPAVPTLSHVRIVSFMGFLLFLDSLFLYSSLKSLIETKTASVSIFFSFEYMILATTTVAMFVKYIFYVSDMLMDGQWEKKAVCTFYLELIRDLLHLSMYLCFFMVIFVNYGVPLHLIRELYETFRNFKIRIADYIRYRKITSNMNDRFPDATPEELDTSDVTCIICREEMTTAKKLRCGHLFHVHCLRSWLERQNTCPTCRALVLPPETGTVTAGGPHGPHSGAHQSASTNTPGLGSTGGTVTDIPLSGNQARLQAAAAAAAVYERSVVYPSANSLVWCPGYAVLPQVNGSMPGSSNANSDEGEGPVGQLQHQQLMPSGETSFPYAQLPPFTASSIQVPGTEMLSEGTSHLTVETQRNFLEHQIQMLQSQLENLQKQQGDKGASSSQSASSITNVTTTESSSDANSHTNIQQSNL, encoded by the exons ATGGTGAGGCTAAAGCCATACGCCGGGCTTAGTTTGTTTGCAACAATTGCTGTTTTTTATCATGCATTTCATAGTAGAAGACAGTTTTATCCTGCTATGGTTTATCTATCGACGTCGAAGATTAGCTTAGTCATACTTCTCAATATGGGTTTGGTTATACTGTGTTCTTTATGGCAATTGGCAAAATGTGTGTTCCTTGGCCGGCTTCGAGAGGCTGAGGTTGAGAGGCTGAATGAACAGTCATGGAGGGAGGTTATGGAGATTCTGTTTGCCATCACTATTTTCCGGCAGGATTTTTCGGTTTCTTTTCTTGCTATGGTTGCCGCACTTTTATTGACTAAGTCATTGCATTGGCTAGCCCAGAAGAGGGTGGAATTCATTGAAACGACTCCGGCTGTACCCACATTGTCCCATGTTCGGATTGTCTCTTTTATGGGATTTCTTCTTTTCCTGGATAGCTTATTCTTGTACAGCTCATTGAAGTCCCTGATTGAGACAAAAACAGCTTCAGTGTCCATCTTCTTCTCGTTCGA GTATATGATACTTGCTACAACAACTGTGGCTATGTTTGTGAAATACATATTCTATGTGAGCGACATGCTTATGGACGGGCAATGGGAGAAGAAGGCTGTGTGTACTTTCTACCTGGAGCTTATCCGAGACCTGCTGCATCTGTCTATGTACCTCTGTTTCTTCATGGTGATTTTTGT GAACTATGGTGTACCTTTGCATTTGATAAGAGAGCTTTATGAAACTTTCCGCAACTTTAAGATTCGCATTGCTGATTATATTCGTTACCGGAAGATCACTTCAAATATGAATGATCGTTTTCCAGATGCTACCCCAGAGGAACTGGACAC AAGCGATGTAACCTGCATTATTTGTCGAGAGGAGATGACTACAGCCAAGAAATTGAGATGCGGACATCTTTTTCACGTGCATTGTCTCCGATCGTGGTTGGAACGACAAAATACTTGTCCAACTTGCAGGGCCCTTGTTCTACCTCCTGAAACTGGGACAGTTACAGCGGGAGGGCCACATGGACCACACTCTGGTGCCCATCAATCTG CTTCTACCAATACACCTGGTCTAGGGTCAACTGGTGGTACTGTGACAGACATCCCTTTGAGTGGTAATCAGGCTAGGCTACAGGCTGCTGCTGCAGCAGCAGCAGTTTATGAGAGATCTGTTGTTTACCCTTCGGCAAATTCATTAGTATG GTGCCCCGGGTACGCTGTACTTCCACAAGTTAATGGTTCTATGCCTGGCTCAAGCAATGCAAATTCTGACGAGGGGGAAGGTCCAGTTGGACAACTTCAGCATCAACAACTGATGCCCAGTGGGGAAACGAGTTTTCCCTATGCGCAGTTGCCTCCTTTTACTGCTTCATCTATCCAAGTACCTGGTACTGAGATGTTGAGTGAGGGAACCAGTCATCTTACTGTCGAAACTCAGAGAAACTTCCTTGAGCATCAAATTCAG ATGTTACAGAGTCAACTCGAGAACCTGCAGAAACAGCAGGGTGACAAAGGTGCCAGCTCTAGCCAATCAGCATCCTCGATTACCAATGTCACAACTACGGAATCATCTTCAGATGCTAATTCTCACACAAATATTCAGCAATCAAATTTGTGA